In a genomic window of Nomascus leucogenys isolate Asia chromosome 4, Asia_NLE_v1, whole genome shotgun sequence:
- the LOC100596461 gene encoding LOW QUALITY PROTEIN: olfactory receptor 5W2 (The sequence of the model RefSeq protein was modified relative to this genomic sequence to represent the inferred CDS: deleted 2 bases in 1 codon), with product MDWENCSSLTGFFLLGITNNPEMKVTLFAVFLAVYIINFSANLGMIVLIRMDYQLHTPMYFFLSHQSFCDLCYSTAIGPKMLVDLLAKNKSIPFYGCALQFLVFCIFADSECLLLAVMAFDRYKAISNPLLYTVNMSSRVCYLLLTGVYLMGIADALIHTTLVFRLCFCGSNEINHFFCDIPPLLLLSCSDTQVNELVLFTVFGFIELSTISGVLISYCYIILSVLEVYSAEGRFKALSTCTSHLSAVAIFQGTLLFIYFRPSSSYSLDQDKMTSLFYTLVVPMLNPLIYSLRNKDVKEALKKLKNKILF from the exons ATGGACTGGGAAAATTGCTCCTCATTAACTGGTTTTTTTCTCTTGGGAATTACCAATAACCCAGAGATGAAAGTGACCCTATTTGCCGTATTCTTGGCTGTTTATATCATTAATTTCTCAGCAAATCTTGGAATGATAGTTTTAATCAGAATGGATTACCAACTTCACACACCAATGTACTTCTTCCTCAGTCATCAGTCTTTCTGTGATCTCTGCTATTCTACTGCAATTGGGCCCAAGATGCTGGTAGATCTACTTGCCAAGAACAAGTCAATACCCTTCTATGGCTGTGCTCTGCAATTCTTGGTCTTCTGCATCTTTGCAGATTCTGAGTGTCTACTGCTGGCAGTGATGGCCTTTGATCGGTACAAGGCCATCAGCAACCCCCTGCTCTATACAGTCAACATGTCTAGCAGAGTGTGCTATCTACTCTTGACTGGGGTTTATCTGATGGGAATAGCAGATGCTTTGATACATACGACACTGGTGTTCCGCCTATGCTTCTGTGGGTCTAATGAGATTAATCATTTCTTCTGTGATATCCCTCCTCTCTTATTACTCTCTTGCTCAGATACACAGGTCAATGAGTTAGTGTTATTCACTGTCTTTGGTTTTATTGAACTGAGTACCATTTCAGGAGTTCTCATTTCTTATTGTTATATCATCCTATCAGTCTTGGAGGTCTACTCTGCTGAGGGGAGGTTCAAAGCT CTCTCTACATGCACTTCCCACTTATCTGCGGTTGCAATTTTCCAGGGAACTCTGCTGTTTATATATTTCCGGCCAAGTTCTTCCTATTCTCTAGATCAAGATAAAATGACCTCATTGTTTTACACCCTTGTGGTTCCCATGTTGAACCCCCTGATTTATAGCCTGCGGAACAAGGATGTGAAAGAGGCcctgaaaaaactgaaaaataaaattttattttaa